Proteins from a single region of Paraglaciecola sp. T6c:
- a CDS encoding efflux RND transporter periplasmic adaptor subunit, with translation MKPFFSVTISFVVGAVIALVIYTQFNEQASNTGMSHSSDSAQTQPKKTPLYWVAPMDANFRRDEPGKSPMGMDLIPFYGAGDDGSGSSQSEQAGRVKVSPNVVNNLGVRTDFARSAPLENTIQTVGYVGYNEDKIVHMHPRVEGWVDALYVSTAGEAVTKGQKVYGIYSPQLVSAQEEYLLAKKGKNHALIKAARLRLQSLHMPQEALVQLDSSNEVMQSVTFYAPQSGVLEHLKIRHGFYVEPGTTLMSIASLDEVWVEAEVFEQQVDLLEEGLGVTMSVGYLPGRRWQGKLDYIYPSLNETTRALRVRLRFENPERLLKPNMFANITIKANSSLPVVLVPRSAVIRTGVQDRVVLALGDGYFKSIEVKLGRMNRDFIEILSGIQAGDEVVVSAQFLLDSQSSISSDFKRYEHHGAPNMQGMADTQDMPDMDTHFDANKPNIQRASVRGVVNSVDVSTRQVNISRAGIEKWNRGPATMNFVLGRELEHAQVNRLQETKAIQFTFEIRDGDFVITKLSFVDEETP, from the coding sequence ATGAAACCCTTTTTCAGTGTCACCATTTCGTTTGTTGTCGGTGCAGTTATTGCCCTTGTTATTTACACACAGTTTAACGAGCAAGCATCGAATACGGGTATGAGTCACTCAAGTGATTCCGCCCAAACGCAACCTAAAAAAACGCCTTTGTATTGGGTGGCGCCAATGGATGCAAATTTCCGCCGTGATGAACCGGGTAAATCCCCCATGGGCATGGATCTTATTCCGTTTTATGGTGCTGGCGATGATGGCAGTGGCTCTTCGCAAAGTGAGCAGGCAGGACGGGTAAAAGTGTCACCCAATGTGGTGAACAATTTAGGTGTACGTACAGACTTTGCGCGCAGTGCCCCCCTTGAAAACACTATTCAAACAGTGGGATACGTGGGCTATAACGAAGACAAAATTGTGCATATGCACCCAAGAGTTGAGGGTTGGGTTGATGCCTTGTATGTCAGTACCGCAGGTGAAGCTGTTACCAAAGGGCAAAAAGTATACGGCATCTATTCACCCCAGTTGGTCAGTGCTCAGGAGGAGTATTTACTAGCGAAAAAAGGTAAGAACCACGCTTTGATAAAAGCAGCGCGTTTACGGTTACAGTCATTACACATGCCACAAGAAGCACTAGTCCAACTTGATAGTAGCAATGAAGTAATGCAAAGCGTGACGTTTTACGCGCCTCAATCTGGGGTGCTGGAACACCTTAAAATACGCCACGGGTTTTATGTAGAGCCGGGCACAACCTTGATGTCGATTGCCAGTTTGGATGAGGTTTGGGTAGAGGCTGAAGTCTTCGAGCAACAAGTTGACTTGCTCGAAGAAGGGCTTGGGGTGACGATGAGCGTGGGGTACTTACCAGGGCGACGGTGGCAAGGAAAATTGGATTATATTTATCCGTCGTTAAATGAAACAACCCGGGCTTTACGTGTGCGTCTTCGTTTCGAAAATCCCGAACGCCTGCTAAAGCCAAATATGTTCGCAAATATTACGATCAAGGCAAACTCAAGCCTGCCCGTGGTACTTGTGCCGCGTAGCGCCGTTATTCGAACGGGTGTTCAGGATCGCGTGGTACTCGCTTTAGGAGATGGTTATTTTAAATCTATAGAGGTCAAGCTTGGGCGCATGAACAGGGACTTCATCGAAATACTAAGTGGCATTCAAGCGGGAGACGAGGTGGTAGTTTCGGCGCAGTTTTTATTGGATTCACAGAGCAGTATTTCGTCAGATTTTAAGCGTTATGAGCACCATGGTGCGCCAAACATGCAAGGCATGGCTGATACGCAAGACATGCCTGATATGGATACCCACTTTGATGCGAACAAGCCAAATATTCAGCGAGCAAGTGTTCGCGGTGTCGTTAATAGCGTTGATGTGTCTACTAGGCAGGTAAATATCAGTCGCGCCGGGATTGAAAAATGGAATCGCGGGCCTGCGACGATGAACTTTGTGCTGGGTCGTGAGCTTGAACACGCCCAAGTTAATAGGCTGCAAGAAACCAAGGCGATTCAATTTACCTTCGAAATACGTGACGGTGACTTTGTGATCACTAAGCTC
- a CDS encoding cation:proton antiporter, protein MHFDPILPAVVGTTLIGLFLSLAFRYFKLPLVLAYIVTGLIVGPQCLGLINDINVIETMGSFGVILLLFFIGMEVSPDKLRRSWRVSIGSTGLQIVLCVACVYLVGSLLDWSLQRIVLLGFVLSLSSTAVVLKLMQDSNELHSEQGQHVLGVLLVQDLAVIPMVIVIGMMDETGVQSDVIAMQVGAGIGVLLLVRWLLNQEYIEFTWLNKLKVNHELQVFGALLCCFGLALLSGLMHLSTALGAFVGGMLVAKMKDSMWIRSSLQAFHVVFIALFFMSIGMLLNVQFIVQNSTLLISLLLMVLVGNTLIATFTLRLLHVSWTKSLYAAAMLAQVGEFSFILATLGRQSKLISDYG, encoded by the coding sequence ATGCATTTTGACCCTATTCTGCCCGCAGTGGTGGGAACCACTTTGATTGGACTATTTCTTTCACTTGCCTTTAGGTATTTCAAGCTCCCTCTTGTTTTGGCCTATATTGTGACGGGGCTGATTGTTGGCCCCCAATGTTTAGGCCTAATTAACGACATTAATGTGATTGAGACCATGGGCTCGTTCGGCGTCATACTGCTGCTTTTTTTCATCGGTATGGAGGTGAGCCCTGATAAGTTACGGCGTAGTTGGCGGGTGTCTATTGGCAGCACAGGATTACAAATTGTTCTGTGTGTGGCATGCGTATACTTGGTCGGTAGTCTGCTTGATTGGTCGCTGCAGCGTATCGTGTTATTGGGCTTTGTGCTGAGTTTGAGTAGTACGGCTGTGGTGCTTAAATTGATGCAAGACAGCAACGAGTTGCATAGTGAGCAAGGTCAGCATGTGTTAGGCGTGTTACTGGTGCAAGATTTGGCTGTGATCCCCATGGTCATTGTGATTGGCATGATGGATGAAACCGGGGTGCAGTCCGATGTGATCGCCATGCAGGTTGGGGCGGGCATAGGTGTGTTGTTACTAGTACGTTGGTTGCTGAATCAAGAATACATTGAATTCACGTGGTTGAATAAGCTTAAGGTGAACCACGAACTTCAAGTTTTTGGCGCGCTTTTATGTTGTTTTGGCTTAGCCTTGTTGTCTGGGTTGATGCATTTATCGACTGCACTAGGTGCCTTTGTTGGCGGCATGCTGGTGGCGAAAATGAAAGATTCGATGTGGATCAGAAGCAGCTTACAAGCCTTTCATGTGGTGTTTATTGCGTTATTTTTTATGTCTATCGGCATGTTGCTAAACGTGCAGTTTATCGTGCAAAACAGCACCTTATTAATCTCATTGCTGCTCATGGTGCTGGTGGGTAATACCTTGATAGCGACTTTCACACTGCGCTTATTGCACGTCAGTTGGACAAAAAGCCTTTATGCTGCGGCGATGCTTGCTCAAGTTGGGGAGTTCAGCTTTATATTGGCTACGCTTGGCCGCCAATCAAAGCTTATCAGTGATTATGGTTAA
- a CDS encoding TolC family protein: MTLTILVHPLRIKVLGQVKNKVLLTACLLLPLVFASSMSWGMSLSQAILQAQQQDPWLDGSQQKEYALRAQGLASDSLPNPELSFGLLNVPSDGFALDQEPMTQFKVGVKQSFTRGQSRRISRQRYQQLAAVQPFLRDDRLKQVALTVTLMWLDLYQANQEIALALQLRETLQQLIDISKANYATTFASRRNRATQNDVLMAQLTLAKVDDRIVEINSSKRSTQAKLCQWLAREDGYDDDKPTIAHDEVPPSLQLQACHLDEAAHQHLPLFSAVPSFVVHEPLNAQTTLNTLQAVVSQHPRAKAAQQSISASEGDVKLAAAQYAPLWGVNLGYAYRQDDAFNQRRADFWSVSVSMDMPLFSRAKQDNALAAAHHQKEAMRTEYRLVMREMVGQLNDLAVQYRQYQKRVAHYEGVILPNIAEQKEVSVANLSHDYGSLELASEVLITANQAEFERLALVVKQQKVRAKINYFLPGQSLLSSHDQENRP; this comes from the coding sequence ATGACGTTGACTATTTTAGTGCACCCTCTACGTATCAAGGTATTGGGTCAAGTCAAAAACAAAGTGCTGCTTACAGCTTGCTTGCTGTTACCCCTAGTATTTGCATCATCAATGAGTTGGGGAATGTCTTTATCCCAAGCCATTTTACAAGCCCAGCAGCAAGACCCATGGTTAGACGGTAGCCAACAAAAAGAATACGCGTTGCGTGCTCAAGGGCTGGCCAGTGATTCTTTACCTAATCCTGAACTGTCATTTGGTTTATTGAACGTCCCTAGCGACGGCTTTGCGCTAGATCAAGAGCCCATGACCCAGTTTAAGGTGGGGGTGAAGCAATCGTTCACCCGTGGTCAAAGTCGCCGTATTAGCCGCCAGCGTTACCAACAACTTGCTGCTGTTCAACCTTTTCTGCGTGACGATCGTTTGAAGCAAGTCGCATTAACCGTGACGCTGATGTGGTTAGACTTATACCAAGCAAATCAAGAGATTGCACTGGCTTTGCAGTTGCGAGAGACATTGCAGCAACTGATTGATATTAGTAAAGCGAATTACGCGACCACGTTTGCCAGTCGCCGTAACAGAGCCACCCAAAATGACGTGCTGATGGCGCAACTCACCTTGGCCAAAGTGGACGATAGAATTGTTGAAATCAATAGCAGCAAACGTTCAACACAAGCCAAGTTGTGCCAATGGTTAGCTCGGGAAGATGGATATGATGATGACAAACCCACAATTGCCCATGACGAAGTGCCGCCGTCTTTGCAATTACAAGCCTGTCATTTAGATGAGGCGGCACATCAGCACCTGCCATTATTTTCTGCAGTGCCTAGCTTCGTTGTACACGAACCCTTAAACGCACAAACGACGCTGAACACATTACAGGCGGTCGTATCACAGCATCCCCGAGCTAAAGCCGCGCAGCAATCTATTAGCGCTAGCGAAGGGGACGTTAAGTTAGCAGCAGCACAATATGCTCCGCTGTGGGGGGTAAATCTAGGTTACGCCTATCGGCAAGACGACGCCTTCAATCAACGTCGCGCCGATTTTTGGTCAGTAAGTGTGAGCATGGACATGCCGCTTTTTTCTCGTGCTAAACAAGATAATGCTTTGGCTGCTGCACATCATCAAAAAGAAGCGATGCGAACAGAGTATCGCTTGGTTATGCGTGAAATGGTGGGGCAATTAAATGACTTAGCTGTGCAATACCGCCAATACCAAAAGCGTGTAGCGCATTACGAGGGGGTTATTCTGCCGAATATTGCTGAGCAAAAAGAGGTTAGCGTGGCGAATTTAAGTCACGACTACGGCAGTTTAGAACTGGCATCAGAGGTATTGATCACAGCTAACCAGGCGGAGTTTGAACGTCTTGCCTTAGTGGTAAAGCAGCAAAAAGTGCGCGCTAAAATTAACTATTTTCTACCTGGGCAGTCACTGCTGTCTTCGCATGATCAGGAAAATCGCCCATGA